The Halobaculum sp. MBLA0143 genome includes a region encoding these proteins:
- a CDS encoding ATP-binding cassette domain-containing protein → MRLGIKNVGKKYESETWGVRDVTLELDAGVHGLLGSNGAGKSTLMRMLTTVSEPTEGTIHWDGTEITESPETIRSALGYLPQDFDTYSSLQLQEYMEYVSALRGLDSETASARTDELLRLVGLADVRDRRLDTFSGGMHQRVGIAQALLGDPDLLVVDEPTVGLDPEERVRMRNALADTPGDRVVIFSTHVIGDIEATADTVAVLDDGELITHAETEALIDRVEGRVYTCTVSGDTADSLREEYPVCNTVRRAEGFELRLIADEPPTPDSEPVAATLEDAYLNTVDHAAA, encoded by the coding sequence ATGAGACTCGGTATTAAAAACGTCGGGAAGAAGTACGAGTCGGAGACGTGGGGTGTGCGCGACGTTACACTCGAACTAGACGCCGGCGTTCACGGACTGCTGGGTTCGAACGGAGCCGGCAAGAGCACACTCATGCGGATGCTGACGACCGTCTCAGAGCCGACAGAGGGGACCATCCACTGGGACGGAACGGAGATAACAGAGTCACCAGAGACCATCCGGTCGGCCCTGGGATATCTACCACAGGACTTCGACACGTACTCTAGTCTCCAGCTCCAAGAGTACATGGAGTACGTTAGCGCGCTTCGCGGACTCGATTCCGAGACGGCGAGTGCTCGAACGGACGAACTACTCCGTCTGGTCGGACTGGCCGATGTCCGCGACCGTCGACTCGACACTTTCTCCGGCGGGATGCACCAACGGGTCGGCATCGCACAGGCGCTTCTCGGCGACCCGGATCTACTAGTCGTCGACGAGCCGACCGTCGGGCTCGATCCAGAAGAACGCGTCCGGATGCGGAACGCGCTCGCCGACACGCCCGGCGACCGTGTCGTGATCTTCTCGACACACGTCATCGGTGACATCGAGGCCACTGCCGACACAGTCGCCGTTCTCGACGACGGTGAACTGATCACACATGCCGAGACCGAGGCGCTGATCGACCGTGTCGAGGGGCGGGTGTACACGTGCACCGTGTCGGGAGACACTGCCGACAGCCTCCGTGAGGAGTACCCAGTCTGCAACACGGTCAGGCGAGCAGAGGGGTTCGAACTCCGGTTGATCGCCGACGAGCCTCCGACCCCCGACTCCGAGCCGGTGGCGGCGACGTTGGAAGATGCGTATCTCAACACGGTAGACCATGCTGCGGCGTGA
- a CDS encoding ABC transporter permease, whose product MIGKKALLMYRYPINTLASIVTIYVFFLLTLFGGRAIGGGAFDDSLASIVVGFFLVTASISAYNSLANAFAAEASWGTLEQLYMCRSGFGLVAVFTAVAEVLVAVLTAFSLLVAMLLTTDIQLQFNLLSILMTLVLSVSSVIGVGFAFGGAAVVYKRIGNVFNIIQFGFVGLIAAPVEAYPALKLLPLTQGSYLLRRIMTEDAHLWTFAGSEVAILAATGIGYAVLGYVVMLRFVQTARGRGVMGHY is encoded by the coding sequence GTGATCGGTAAGAAGGCCCTGTTGATGTACAGGTACCCCATCAACACGCTGGCGTCCATCGTGACGATCTACGTGTTCTTCCTGCTGACGCTGTTCGGTGGGCGCGCCATCGGCGGCGGTGCGTTCGACGACTCGCTGGCGTCGATCGTCGTCGGATTCTTCTTGGTCACTGCGTCCATCTCTGCGTACAACAGTCTCGCAAACGCCTTCGCTGCCGAGGCGTCTTGGGGGACGCTCGAACAGCTGTACATGTGTCGGAGCGGATTCGGTCTCGTGGCGGTGTTCACCGCCGTCGCGGAGGTGCTCGTCGCCGTGTTGACCGCCTTCTCGTTACTGGTGGCGATGCTGCTGACGACGGACATCCAACTCCAGTTCAATCTACTCAGTATCCTGATGACGCTCGTGTTGTCTGTCAGCTCCGTCATCGGCGTCGGCTTCGCGTTCGGTGGTGCGGCGGTCGTCTACAAGCGCATCGGGAACGTGTTCAACATCATCCAGTTCGGGTTCGTCGGGCTGATCGCAGCGCCCGTCGAGGCGTACCCCGCGCTCAAGCTCCTGCCGCTGACACAGGGGAGTTACCTCCTCCGGCGGATCATGACCGAGGATGCGCACCTGTGGACGTTCGCCGGGAGTGAGGTGGCAATCCTGGCTGCGACGGGGATCGGGTACGCCGTTCTGGGGTACGTCGTGATGCTCCGGTTCGTCCAGACCGCCCGCGGCCGGGGTGTGATGGGTCACTACTGA
- a CDS encoding ABC transporter ATP-binding protein, giving the protein MSLSTSCSPANQQKLFKYLVRSIFVSRTETAVDEPIVSVRGLKKEYGDSEDSVIAVDDVSFEIDRSSITGLLGHNGAGKTTVIKSMLGLVRPTDGKVQIDGFSVDDNPKRTFARVSAVLEGARTTYWRLTVRENVRFFSRLAGHDPAEHRERHEELYEAFGLEDKLNTTVNELSRGMKQKAGIVTALARRPDVLFLDEPTLGLDVESSLELRRQLTTLVGEGGLTVIVSSHDMEVIEEICNRVIVMSDGEVIADESVDELMELFDRQNVALSLSSADEATLSRIRDEFDVVGDSKRDGHDRIEVSIEDTEQLHSLLGRLVEAGVSVTNIETTEVDFSEVYLEITDGDEWNRATISGKNDA; this is encoded by the coding sequence GTGAGTCTTAGTACCTCCTGCAGCCCAGCCAACCAACAAAAACTTTTTAAATATTTGGTTAGGAGTATCTTTGTGAGCAGAACTGAAACCGCTGTGGATGAACCAATAGTATCGGTTCGGGGTCTCAAGAAGGAGTACGGTGACAGTGAAGATTCAGTCATCGCTGTGGACGATGTCTCCTTCGAGATAGACCGCAGTTCGATCACGGGGCTACTTGGCCACAACGGCGCGGGGAAGACGACCGTTATCAAGTCGATGCTCGGCCTCGTTCGTCCGACAGACGGGAAGGTTCAGATCGACGGGTTCAGCGTCGACGACAACCCGAAGCGCACGTTCGCGCGCGTCTCCGCTGTCCTCGAAGGCGCTCGGACGACGTACTGGCGACTCACCGTTCGGGAGAACGTCCGTTTCTTCAGCCGGCTGGCCGGACACGACCCGGCAGAGCACCGGGAGAGACACGAGGAGTTGTACGAAGCGTTCGGTCTCGAGGACAAATTGAATACGACGGTTAACGAGCTGTCACGGGGGATGAAACAGAAAGCGGGGATCGTGACCGCACTCGCACGTCGACCCGACGTGCTGTTTTTGGACGAACCGACACTGGGCTTGGACGTCGAGAGTTCTCTGGAGCTACGCCGGCAGCTAACGACGCTCGTCGGTGAGGGGGGACTGACAGTGATCGTGTCGAGTCATGACATGGAGGTGATCGAAGAAATCTGTAACCGCGTCATCGTCATGTCGGACGGAGAGGTGATCGCGGACGAGTCCGTCGACGAACTGATGGAACTGTTCGACAGACAGAACGTCGCTCTCTCGTTGAGCAGCGCCGACGAGGCGACGCTGTCCCGGATCAGAGACGAGTTCGACGTCGTCGGCGATTCGAAGCGCGACGGACACGACAGGATCGAAGTCTCGATCGAAGACACGGAACAGTTGCACAGTCTACTCGGCCGTCTGGTGGAGGCAGGCGTCTCCGTCACGAACATCGAGACGACGGAAGTAGACTTCAGTGAGGTGTATCTGGAGATCACGGACGGCGACGAGTGGAACAGAGCGACCATCTCTGGCAAGAACGATGCGTGA
- a CDS encoding sporulation protein gives MNREMSLGRVVDGDSKLTVWLDRRRAETGDTATVVVDFVGRNVVWEVESISVSLSVHYFGVDEETETAELSHVEVVGTETCSPELRTTRTADLPVPAWSPYTVGGVGVAVESEIRTRDETVTERRHLSVSSEEIEAAFETVVERGFIPRGSRLVAVSDDETPPYEQQFPLTSPGSRPTAAPDERLVCRPTPDGVDVTPPGES, from the coding sequence ATGAACAGAGAGATGTCGCTCGGAAGGGTTGTGGACGGAGACTCGAAGTTGACCGTCTGGCTCGACCGGCGTCGAGCTGAGACGGGGGACACAGCCACAGTCGTGGTCGATTTCGTCGGTCGAAACGTTGTCTGGGAGGTGGAGTCGATCAGTGTTAGTCTGTCTGTCCACTACTTCGGTGTGGACGAAGAGACAGAGACAGCCGAGCTATCGCACGTCGAGGTAGTCGGCACAGAGACATGCTCGCCGGAGCTACGGACGACGCGGACCGCAGATCTTCCCGTCCCGGCTTGGAGTCCGTACACTGTAGGTGGTGTCGGAGTAGCCGTAGAGTCGGAGATACGCACACGAGACGAGACGGTGACGGAACGGAGACACCTCAGCGTCTCTTCTGAGGAGATCGAAGCGGCGTTCGAGACGGTGGTCGAACGCGGGTTCATCCCCCGTGGGTCACGTCTGGTCGCCGTTTCCGACGACGAGACCCCGCCGTACGAACAACAGTTCCCCCTTACGAGCCCAGGAAGCAGGCCGACGGCCGCTCCAGATGAACGACTTGTGTGTCGTCCGACACCGGACGGTGTCGACGTGACACCGCCCGGTGAGTCTTAG
- a CDS encoding lanthionine synthetase LanC family protein, with the protein MTEHTIDGPRDRPTTTLSDDRLRSAAEAIARQLPEPAIGYPDEIVQTVGYIEGENGVHPAAKPGVFCGRLGVAVYFAALAAVTETDSYTDSARAWADRCLQTDPETVCARPDIGVGSGVGSTVYGLTLLAGLTGEPVYADRASEVVQAIDRETVADDRQYDVLLGAAGTVHGLLAYYEASGDDTALETAHACGKHLLSERFEKWNGYSVWDTSRVDGVGSAAVGAAHGVGGIAHALYRLGAHTEDERYIKIAEEAVAFENTFYSPHERNWKANFGGVRDYTDWWCSGKTGVGATRLGSLSVHGSDTLRRDARRVAEALDSGLLAHDSLCHGNAGVLDLLVGLASHDETADLVSMERPRGLAHVVLERRSETGQYSITHGGITGLSNPVLFLGTTGVGYGFLRLLEPSLPSLVQFESTTVGGWP; encoded by the coding sequence ATGACAGAACACACCATCGACGGACCACGAGACCGACCGACGACGACCCTCTCGGACGACCGACTCCGCTCGGCCGCAGAGGCGATCGCCAGACAGCTCCCCGAGCCAGCGATAGGGTACCCCGACGAGATCGTCCAGACTGTGGGCTACATCGAGGGTGAAAACGGCGTCCACCCGGCGGCCAAGCCCGGCGTGTTCTGTGGCCGACTCGGCGTTGCCGTCTACTTCGCCGCGCTCGCGGCGGTAACGGAGACTGACTCCTACACTGACTCCGCACGCGCGTGGGCGGACCGGTGTCTCCAGACGGACCCGGAGACCGTCTGTGCCCGCCCAGATATCGGCGTCGGGAGCGGTGTCGGGTCGACAGTGTACGGCCTGACGTTGTTGGCCGGACTCACCGGTGAGCCGGTGTACGCCGACCGGGCCAGTGAGGTCGTCCAGGCGATTGACCGGGAGACCGTCGCCGACGACCGACAGTACGACGTTCTGTTGGGAGCCGCTGGGACCGTCCACGGACTGCTGGCGTACTACGAGGCCAGCGGCGACGACACGGCGCTGGAGACAGCACACGCCTGTGGGAAACACCTCCTATCGGAGCGGTTCGAGAAGTGGAACGGCTACAGCGTCTGGGACACGAGCCGGGTCGACGGAGTCGGGAGTGCCGCAGTGGGTGCAGCCCACGGAGTTGGCGGCATCGCTCACGCCCTCTACCGCCTCGGTGCCCACACTGAAGACGAGCGGTACATCAAGATCGCAGAGGAGGCGGTCGCGTTCGAGAACACGTTCTACAGTCCACACGAGCGAAATTGGAAGGCAAACTTCGGCGGTGTGCGTGACTACACCGACTGGTGGTGTAGCGGGAAGACCGGCGTCGGTGCCACCCGCCTCGGAAGCCTCTCGGTACACGGTAGCGACACCCTCCGTCGAGACGCGCGCCGGGTCGCCGAGGCGCTCGATAGTGGGCTCCTGGCTCACGACTCGTTGTGTCACGGAAACGCCGGCGTGTTGGACCTCTTGGTGGGGCTGGCGTCTCACGACGAGACCGCAGATCTCGTGTCGATGGAGCGGCCACGCGGGCTCGCACACGTGGTTCTCGAACGTCGATCGGAGACCGGACAGTACAGCATCACACACGGCGGGATCACCGGACTGTCGAACCCCGTGTTGTTCCTCGGGACGACCGGGGTGGGGTACGGGTTCCTCAGGCTGTTGGAGCCGTCACTCCCGTCGCTCGTCCAGTTCGAGTCGACAACCGTGGGTGGGTGGCCGTGA
- the lanM gene encoding type 2 lanthipeptide synthetase LanM yields the protein MNPDYHKIAARGESLTERVRHEHRERRAEHTEETRELLSEFGEIITTGYWNGERIDRARAARYVAFERWPAPESLPEWVTLLDDLLSGLDPTDSSVPDHLSDVPFGPVLSQYVETAWERFDRAAPTELWTDDAIDDCQRVLATRLAEVLARAHHVDFVRYVAQRDTAVVREGRLSADSTEWYDQYITAVLESRAADFFEEYAVGARLLVETIDQWHDSFKSFAERFASDDDALESLLRTDPQRVTGLTAAGDRHDENDCVLLVEFDEETEAVYKPRGLETEQTVHDLTADLAAADVSVPELPVPSLLDRGDYGWVEVVTQESHDTVDSVASYYRRAGALLAVAYVLYLTDCHCENVIATADGPVVVDLETIFEMDNRPATGAETDVQQAARTTVFNSSVLGTNLLPQGSLPRSVSGYAGIEGRETSAEMLDWKNLGTDGIDVDYTTVKAERDDNFPTYDGRPIPPKQFQSEIVDGFEQTYDAIDETADSLAPPLADRFEEIETRLLLRTTRAYESVRRAAHSPTNLRHGVRYDAEIRRTLSLRRDRPVLEQQTSMTELDDRRWDRIVAAEHEALHRGDVPRFTTTGDDPGLYFDGRQIVEHLTERTGVQRVRERLEQLGPMDRRRQRGLICAALSSPRVVPRIHPDGKV from the coding sequence ATGAATCCGGACTACCACAAAATAGCGGCACGCGGGGAGTCGCTGACAGAGCGTGTCCGGCACGAACACCGTGAGAGGCGAGCGGAACACACAGAAGAGACACGAGAACTGCTGAGTGAGTTCGGAGAGATAATCACTACCGGCTACTGGAACGGGGAGCGGATCGACCGGGCACGAGCAGCCCGTTACGTCGCCTTCGAACGGTGGCCAGCACCGGAGTCGTTGCCGGAGTGGGTCACACTTCTGGACGACCTGCTGTCGGGGCTCGATCCAACCGACAGCTCGGTTCCAGATCACCTGTCGGATGTTCCGTTCGGGCCCGTCCTCTCGCAGTACGTCGAGACGGCGTGGGAGCGGTTCGACCGGGCGGCCCCGACGGAACTGTGGACGGACGACGCCATCGATGACTGTCAGCGGGTGTTGGCCACTCGACTCGCCGAGGTGCTCGCGCGGGCACACCACGTCGATTTCGTCCGGTACGTCGCACAACGGGACACCGCAGTTGTCCGTGAGGGACGGCTGTCGGCCGACTCGACCGAGTGGTACGACCAGTACATCACAGCAGTGCTCGAGAGCCGCGCCGCAGACTTCTTCGAGGAGTACGCCGTCGGTGCTCGCCTGCTTGTCGAGACGATCGACCAGTGGCACGACAGTTTCAAATCGTTCGCCGAGCGGTTCGCGTCGGACGACGACGCTCTCGAATCGTTGTTGCGGACTGACCCACAGCGGGTGACGGGACTCACAGCCGCCGGCGACCGTCACGACGAGAACGACTGTGTCCTGCTCGTCGAGTTCGACGAGGAGACGGAGGCGGTGTACAAGCCACGGGGGCTGGAGACGGAACAGACGGTCCACGACCTCACTGCCGACCTGGCTGCGGCAGACGTATCCGTTCCGGAACTCCCCGTCCCGTCGTTGCTCGACCGTGGTGACTACGGCTGGGTCGAGGTTGTGACACAGGAGTCACACGACACTGTCGACTCCGTCGCTAGCTACTACAGACGGGCCGGTGCGCTGTTGGCGGTCGCGTACGTCCTCTATCTGACCGACTGTCACTGTGAGAACGTGATCGCAACGGCCGACGGCCCCGTTGTCGTCGACCTCGAAACGATTTTTGAAATGGACAACCGACCGGCAACGGGAGCCGAGACGGACGTTCAGCAGGCGGCTCGCACGACGGTCTTCAACAGCTCCGTTCTCGGGACAAATCTACTTCCACAGGGATCGCTCCCGAGAAGCGTGTCGGGGTACGCTGGGATCGAGGGCCGAGAGACGAGCGCTGAGATGTTGGACTGGAAGAATCTCGGCACCGACGGGATCGATGTCGACTACACGACAGTCAAGGCGGAGCGCGACGACAACTTCCCGACGTACGACGGGCGTCCCATCCCACCGAAGCAGTTCCAGTCAGAGATTGTAGATGGGTTCGAGCAGACGTACGACGCCATCGACGAAACCGCAGACAGCCTCGCGCCGCCGCTCGCAGATCGGTTCGAAGAGATCGAGACTCGGCTCCTCCTCCGGACGACGAGAGCCTACGAGTCGGTCCGACGTGCGGCGCACTCTCCGACGAATCTCAGACACGGTGTCCGGTACGACGCGGAGATCCGCCGTACACTGAGTCTCCGGCGCGACCGGCCTGTGTTGGAACAACAGACATCGATGACCGAACTGGACGATCGCCGTTGGGATCGAATCGTCGCTGCCGAACACGAGGCACTTCACCGCGGCGACGTACCGCGATTCACGACCACTGGCGACGACCCAGGACTCTACTTCGACGGCCGACAGATTGTCGAACACCTCACCGAACGGACGGGCGTCCAACGGGTTCGGGAGCGACTGGAGCAGTTGGGGCCGATGGACCGACGCCGTCAACGCGGACTGATCTGCGCGGCGTTGTCGAGTCCGAGGGTCGTCCCCCGCATCCACCCAGACGGGAAGGTATAA
- a CDS encoding CapA family protein: protein MTRDIVLTGDTVLTKQFCSSSRLNLRQLGDTLSTGDVTVTHLESVPEGEANESYPAHRSLGGIHTAPDDIGRRLADVGIDVATLAGEHVLDHTYSGLFAAWRSLDAADVAHAGTGWDLADARSPTTVETSDGDVAVISAAATFHEHAIAGKTRGGTRRPGVCPLRHRTIVDDDHWEQVKREVQRDGYHGVVRNGDELLVNRPGTSLPVEQYVHDPRRATDGWTTETLPADRRELRERVTRAATDAETVVVYVHSHEYAHGGPFDEPPAFVRSFVETVARAGADIVVVQGSQALRGVDRVEDAVVFYGLGRLVRTRPGRPRLRQEESLLGSGDDLSPLDEGFAVARNRNTAIIPTCSVGDDGVESTMLDVVKRDDEGAPRLAADEKRRETLRTVDDRSSRFETSLCVELDNGKVVSTDE, encoded by the coding sequence ATGACACGAGATATCGTTCTCACCGGAGACACCGTTCTCACGAAGCAGTTTTGTAGTAGCTCTCGGCTCAACCTGAGACAGTTGGGCGACACTCTCTCCACAGGAGACGTGACAGTGACACATCTCGAGTCGGTGCCCGAAGGAGAGGCAAACGAGTCGTACCCGGCACATCGGTCGCTCGGAGGAATCCACACCGCACCCGACGATATCGGTCGCCGTCTCGCCGATGTCGGAATCGACGTAGCGACACTCGCCGGGGAGCACGTCCTGGATCACACCTACTCGGGGCTGTTCGCGGCGTGGCGGTCACTCGACGCCGCCGACGTGGCGCACGCGGGCACCGGGTGGGACTTGGCCGACGCACGTTCCCCGACGACAGTCGAGACGAGCGACGGTGACGTGGCGGTGATTTCGGCGGCAGCGACGTTTCACGAACACGCGATCGCCGGTAAGACACGCGGGGGCACACGCCGGCCGGGGGTGTGCCCCCTGCGGCACAGAACGATCGTGGACGACGACCACTGGGAGCAGGTCAAACGAGAGGTCCAGCGCGACGGCTATCACGGGGTCGTTCGGAACGGTGACGAGCTGTTGGTGAACAGGCCCGGAACGAGCCTCCCGGTCGAACAGTACGTCCACGACCCACGGCGGGCGACGGACGGGTGGACGACAGAGACGCTCCCGGCCGACAGACGCGAACTGCGGGAACGTGTCACACGGGCAGCCACCGACGCTGAGACCGTCGTCGTGTACGTTCACTCTCACGAGTACGCACACGGGGGGCCGTTCGACGAACCCCCGGCGTTCGTCCGGTCGTTCGTCGAGACGGTCGCCCGTGCGGGCGCAGACATCGTCGTCGTCCAGGGTTCACAAGCGTTGCGTGGGGTTGACCGCGTCGAGGATGCAGTCGTGTTCTACGGGCTGGGCCGACTCGTCCGCACCAGACCGGGGCGTCCACGACTGCGACAAGAAGAGAGTCTCCTCGGGAGTGGCGACGATCTGTCACCGCTCGACGAGGGGTTCGCAGTCGCCCGCAACCGCAACACTGCAATCATTCCGACCTGTAGCGTCGGGGACGACGGAGTGGAGTCGACGATGCTCGATGTCGTAAAGCGGGACGATGAAGGGGCTCCACGGCTCGCAGCTGACGAGAAGAGACGAGAGACGCTTCGAACAGTTGACGACCGATCCTCTCGGTTCGAGACAAGTCTCTGTGTCGAACTAGATAACGGGAAGGTAGTGTCGACGGACGAGTGA
- a CDS encoding Cdc6/Cdc18 family protein: MEPLTPGDGIFHDEDALRDHFPERILERDEKLAEYQNKFKEVVRNKRPRNVFVYGPTGVGKTIGTKAVLQNIEESIEAFGYEDSRFVEPSLRTVHLECKDLNTSYQVAAHLLNLLRVESDGDQISTTGYPEGEIYRMLFDELRRVPETHVLIALDEIDNIGDNDNILYKLPRCNNDNSATYVDPVETKVGVIGITNDGTFRDSLDPRAKSTLCDQEVHFPPYDANELKTILQDRAEVAFHDGVLSNDAVPLTAALAAQRSGYARTALNLLYEAADKARSEGDGVVEAEHVHAAEERIQQGAIVEEVQGLSMHGKLIAYAMLRLEEGEELPAKIDEAYAWYEQYASEVDVDPVTSRTVHNTLNDLMVNGIVNSTEVNRGRSGGRHYEYELGCPSDVLLNGLRGDSPVGSLDERL; the protein is encoded by the coding sequence ATGGAGCCTCTGACCCCGGGCGACGGCATCTTTCACGACGAGGACGCCCTCCGCGACCACTTTCCCGAGCGGATTCTCGAACGGGACGAGAAACTGGCCGAGTACCAGAACAAGTTCAAGGAGGTAGTCAGGAACAAGCGCCCGCGGAACGTGTTCGTCTACGGCCCGACCGGGGTGGGCAAGACGATCGGCACGAAGGCAGTCCTCCAGAACATCGAGGAGAGTATCGAGGCGTTCGGCTACGAGGACTCTCGGTTCGTCGAGCCGAGTCTCCGAACAGTCCACCTGGAGTGTAAGGATCTCAACACCTCGTACCAGGTCGCAGCCCACCTGTTGAATCTCCTCCGGGTGGAGAGTGACGGCGACCAGATCAGCACGACGGGCTACCCAGAAGGCGAGATCTATCGGATGCTGTTCGACGAGCTCCGACGCGTCCCCGAGACGCACGTTCTCATCGCTCTCGACGAGATCGATAATATCGGCGACAACGACAACATCCTGTACAAGCTCCCCCGGTGTAACAACGACAACAGTGCGACGTACGTCGACCCAGTGGAGACGAAGGTCGGGGTCATCGGGATCACCAACGACGGGACGTTCCGCGACTCGCTGGACCCGCGGGCCAAGTCGACGCTCTGCGACCAGGAGGTCCACTTCCCGCCGTACGACGCCAACGAACTCAAGACTATCCTCCAGGACCGGGCGGAGGTCGCGTTCCACGACGGCGTCTTGTCCAACGACGCCGTCCCGCTGACGGCTGCCCTGGCTGCCCAGCGCTCGGGGTACGCCCGAACGGCGCTCAACCTGCTGTACGAGGCCGCCGACAAGGCCCGCTCGGAGGGTGACGGGGTCGTTGAGGCCGAACACGTCCACGCGGCAGAAGAACGGATTCAGCAGGGGGCAATCGTCGAGGAGGTCCAGGGGCTCTCGATGCACGGGAAGCTGATCGCCTACGCGATGCTCAGGCTCGAAGAGGGAGAAGAGCTCCCAGCGAAGATCGACGAGGCGTACGCATGGTACGAGCAGTACGCCTCCGAGGTGGATGTCGATCCGGTCACCTCACGAACGGTTCACAACACGCTCAACGACCTGATGGTGAACGGAATCGTCAATTCGACGGAAGTCAATAGGGGCCGGAGTGGTGGCCGTCACTACGAGTACGAACTTGGCTGTCCGTCCGATGTCCTCCTGAACGGGCTCAGAGGCGACTCGCCAGTGGGATCGCTTGACGAACGACTCTGA
- a CDS encoding serine hydrolase domain-containing protein: MNDDRDDDGEHGHTRHSPAERENAGEARSDATTGSRTGDATTGSRTDGGTTSSATSDGAARITTGDDAAKITTETFDDRTTSWFADADCVGASVVVTDGDDVVYERGLGSCGPDGPATTADTPYGVGSVSKPVTASAVLRLVDDGALAFDDEIAAFLPWWDPPGEPVTVYELLTHTSGLPADGMEILAFGSTLGIDDDGRVETWEEFRAFVTEEFDARREPGSFAYYNSGYVALGGVIERVTGESFDDAVDRLVFDPLGVDATYDADALAEPEAATPCRSGPDGPEPTTLPGTALIDPAGGLVASPRALASFVTAHATGEFPVESSLLDAAHHGHADWRTYADGQTSGVGYGWETTPFGDDTLVGHSGSTGVSGGYAGFLRDREVGVAVGLTGRPSASPVTFARTLLADAVGRDPIGVDRDRALERAVAGLPGRYTTANGVRQATVRWTGDRLQLEFDGVGPIPAETRPLVPRSFDPDAPVFESVDDDGEVERAAFHVADDGVTLDFGWFRFERTGDADSEAV, encoded by the coding sequence GTGAACGACGACCGAGACGACGACGGCGAACACGGACACACCAGACACTCTCCAGCCGAGCGCGAGAACGCGGGAGAGGCGAGGAGCGACGCCACCACGGGTTCCAGGACAGGCGACGCCACCACGGGTTCCAGGACGGACGGAGGCACCACGAGTTCCGCGACGAGCGACGGCGCTGCGAGGATCACGACGGGCGACGACGCTGCGAAGATCACGACAGAGACGTTCGACGACCGGACCACGTCGTGGTTCGCGGACGCAGACTGCGTCGGCGCGAGTGTCGTCGTGACGGACGGCGACGATGTCGTGTACGAGCGCGGCCTGGGGTCGTGTGGCCCGGACGGTCCGGCGACGACGGCAGACACACCCTACGGCGTCGGGTCGGTCTCGAAGCCGGTGACGGCGTCTGCGGTCCTGCGACTGGTCGACGACGGGGCGCTGGCGTTCGACGACGAGATCGCCGCGTTCCTCCCGTGGTGGGACCCGCCGGGTGAACCGGTGACGGTCTACGAGCTCCTCACCCACACGTCCGGACTGCCCGCCGACGGTATGGAGATCCTGGCGTTCGGATCGACGCTGGGGATCGACGACGACGGGCGGGTCGAGACCTGGGAGGAGTTCCGGGCGTTCGTCACCGAGGAGTTCGACGCTCGGCGAGAACCGGGGTCGTTCGCGTACTACAACTCCGGGTACGTGGCGTTAGGGGGCGTGATCGAACGAGTGACTGGCGAGTCGTTCGACGACGCTGTCGACCGACTCGTGTTCGACCCGTTGGGCGTCGACGCGACGTACGACGCGGACGCGCTGGCAGAGCCGGAGGCGGCGACACCGTGTCGCTCCGGGCCGGACGGACCGGAGCCGACGACGTTGCCGGGGACGGCGCTGATAGATCCGGCGGGCGGGCTCGTCGCCTCGCCGCGGGCGCTCGCCTCCTTCGTCACCGCTCACGCGACCGGCGAGTTCCCGGTCGAGTCGTCGTTGCTCGACGCGGCCCACCACGGACACGCCGACTGGCGGACGTACGCCGACGGCCAGACGAGCGGCGTCGGCTACGGGTGGGAGACGACGCCGTTCGGGGACGACACGCTCGTCGGCCACAGCGGGTCGACCGGCGTCTCCGGGGGGTACGCGGGGTTCCTCCGCGACCGCGAGGTCGGTGTCGCCGTCGGGCTGACGGGTCGGCCGTCCGCGTCGCCGGTGACGTTCGCGCGAACGCTCCTGGCGGACGCCGTCGGACGCGACCCCATCGGCGTCGACCGGGACCGAGCGCTCGAACGTGCCGTCGCCGGACTCCCCGGCCGGTACACGACGGCGAACGGCGTCCGCCAGGCGACCGTCCGCTGGACCGGGGACCGACTGCAGCTGGAGTTCGACGGTGTCGGGCCGATACCGGCCGAGACCCGGCCGCTGGTCCCGCGGTCGTTCGACCCCGACGCCCCCGTCTTCGAGTCCGTCGACGACGACGGCGAGGTAGAACGGGCCGCGTTCCACGTCGCCGACGACGGCGTGACACTCGACTTCGGGTGGTTCCGGTTCGAACGGACCGGCGACGCCGACAGCGAGGCCGTCTGA